A genome region from Taeniopygia guttata chromosome 5, bTaeGut7.mat, whole genome shotgun sequence includes the following:
- the BMP4 gene encoding bone morphogenetic protein 4, whose amino-acid sequence MIPGNRMLMVILLCQVLLGGTNHASLIPETGRKKVAELQGQAGSGRRSAQSHELLRGFETTLLQMFGLRRRPQPSKSAVIPSYMLDLYRLQSGEEEESLQEISLQYPERSTSRANTVRSFHHEEHLESVPGPSEAPRIRFVFNLSSVPENEVISSAELRLYREQVEEPSAAWERGFHRINIYEVMKPLSERAQAITRLLDTRLVHHNVTRWETFDVSPAVIRWTKDKQPNHGLVIEVTHLHHAQTHQGKHVRISRSLPQGRGDWAQLRPLLVTFGHDGRGHALTRRARRSPKHQRSRKNKKNCRRHALYVDFSDVGWNDWIVAPPGYQAFYCHGDCPFPLADHLNSTNHAIVQTLVNSVNSSIPKACCVPTELSAISMLYLDEYDKVVLKNYQEMVVEGCGCR is encoded by the exons ATGATTCCTGGTAACCGAATGCTGATGGTCATCCTACTATGCCAAGTCCTTCTAGGAGGTACTAACCATGCTAGCCTAATCCCTGAGACCGGCAGGAAGAAAGTGGCAGAGCTTCAGGGACAAGCCGGATCCGGACGCCGCTCTGCCCAAAGCCATGAACTCTTGCGGGGTTTCGAAACAACTCTGCTGCAGATGTTTGGGCTCCGAAGGCGGCCTCAGCCCAGCAAGTCAGCCGTCATTCCTAGTTACATGCTGGATCTCTATCGACTCCAGTCcggagaagaggaggaaagcCTCCAGGAAATTAGCCTGCAGTACCCTGAGCGATCGACCAGCCGGGCAAACACCGTGAGGAGTTTCCACCATGAAG AGCACCTGGAGAGCGTCCCGGGTCCCAGCGAGGCTCCCCGGATCCGCTTCGTCTTCAACCTCAGCAGCGTGCCGGAAAACGAGGTGATCTCCTCGGCGGAGCTGCGGCTGTACCGGGAGCAGGTGGAGGAGCCGAGCGCGGCGTGGGAGAGGGGCTTCCACCGGATAAACATTTACGAAGTGATGAAGCCGCTGTCGGAGCGCGCCCAGGCCATTACGCGCCTGCTGGACACGCGGCTGGTGCACCACAACGTGACGCGCTGGGAGACCTTTGATGTGAGCCCGGCCGTGATCCGGTGGACCAAGGACAAGCAGCCGAACCACGGGCTGGTGATCGAGGTCACCCACCTCCACCACGCACAGACTCATCAGGGCAAACACGTCAGGATTAGCCGATCTTTACCTCAAGGGCGTGGGGACTGGGCGCAGCTCAGGCCGCTCCTGGTCACTTTTGGGCACGACGGGCGAGGCCATGCGCTGACCCGCCGAGCCCGCCGGAGCCCCAAGCACCAGCGTTCCcgcaagaacaaaaaaaactgCCGCCGCCATGCCCTCTATGTGGATTTCAGCGACGTGGGCTGGAACGACTGGATCGTGGCACCCCCGGGCTACCAGGCGTTTTACTGCCACGGGGACTGCCCCTTCCCTCTGGCCGACCACCTCAACTCCACGAACCACGCCATCGTGCAGACGCTGGTGAACTCCGTGAACTCCAGCATTCCCAAGGCCTGCTGCGTGCCCACGGAGCTCAGCGCCATCTCCATGCTCTACCTGGATGAGTATGACAAGGTGGTCCTGAAAAACTACCAGGAGATGGTGGTGGAGGGGTGCGGGTGCCGCTGA